A single window of Anaerolineae bacterium DNA harbors:
- a CDS encoding TsaC protein (TsaC protein (YrdC-Sua5 domains) required for threonylcarbamoyladenosine t(6)A37 modification in tRNA), protein MQTRVWQVDPHTPDPAVLAEAAQAILAGQLVAFPTETVYGLGANALNQAAVRRIFLAKGRPAQDPLIVHLAAADLLPQVAQQIPPLAERLAERFWPGPLTLVLPKQASVFDEITAGLPTVAVRVPDHAVALGLLRASGVPIVAPSANRFGHVSPTTAQHVLDDLEGRIEGLLDGGPTLIGVESTVLDISVSPPHLLRPGGVSLEALQAEIGEVVYQEQSVKEALPQRSPGLLAKHYAPRAELWLFRGARERTIQRMSEMATQLSHSGRRVGVLIGEEDRSSFTEAGVIIYSLGSEAQVEQVAKRLYQGLRTLDGQGVEVILAREAVAVGLGLAIRDRLRRAATRVIE, encoded by the coding sequence ATGCAAACCCGAGTCTGGCAGGTCGATCCTCACACACCGGACCCCGCTGTTCTCGCCGAGGCCGCCCAGGCTATTCTCGCCGGTCAACTGGTGGCTTTCCCCACCGAGACGGTGTATGGCCTGGGCGCCAATGCGCTGAATCAGGCAGCGGTGCGGCGCATATTCCTGGCCAAAGGGCGTCCTGCTCAGGACCCTTTGATTGTCCATCTGGCTGCGGCTGATCTACTCCCCCAGGTGGCGCAGCAAATTCCGCCTCTTGCCGAACGGCTTGCCGAACGTTTCTGGCCAGGTCCGCTCACTTTAGTGTTGCCTAAACAAGCCAGCGTGTTCGATGAAATCACCGCCGGTTTACCCACCGTGGCGGTGCGGGTGCCGGATCATGCGGTTGCGCTGGGGCTGTTACGTGCCAGTGGAGTGCCGATTGTCGCGCCTTCAGCCAACCGCTTTGGGCATGTCAGCCCGACCACTGCTCAACATGTCCTGGATGACCTGGAGGGCAGGATCGAAGGGCTTCTGGACGGCGGTCCGACCCTGATTGGGGTTGAGTCGACAGTGCTGGATATCAGCGTCTCCCCACCTCACCTTTTGCGTCCGGGCGGGGTCTCTCTGGAGGCGTTACAGGCGGAGATCGGCGAAGTGGTGTACCAGGAGCAAAGCGTAAAAGAAGCGCTTCCGCAACGCTCTCCTGGCTTGCTGGCAAAGCATTATGCTCCCCGCGCCGAATTATGGCTCTTCCGCGGCGCAAGAGAGAGAACGATTCAGCGGATGAGCGAAATGGCAACCCAACTGTCCCACAGTGGGCGGCGGGTGGGGGTATTGATCGGTGAGGAAGATCGGTCATCCTTTACCGAGGCGGGTGTGATCATTTACTCCTTAGGCAGTGAAGCGCAGGTGGAGCAGGTAGCAAAGCGCCTGTATCAAGGTTTGCGGACTCTGGACGGGCAGGGAGTGGAGGTCATCCTGGCGCGCGAGGCTGTGGCAGTCGGTTTGGGCCTGGCGATTCGCGATCGCCTGCGCCGCGCCGCCACTCGGGTGATTGAATGA
- a CDS encoding Histidine ammonia-lyase, with amino-acid sequence MTIVLDGSGLTIEKLVRIARDGEKVELHPAALERIKACREMLEEKIRAHEIMYGINTGIGEFSEVVLTDEQVMQFQRYLIYNHAAGIGEPVPIEQVRAALASRINVHAHGNSGCRPEITLTMVEMLNKGVTPVVCQKGSVGACGDLAPMAQMALLLMGEGEAWYQGERLPGKVAMERAGIPIPDLQARDGLAAINGSNLLTAMSALQLYDMNRWLKQAEIACAMSLEALLANLKPYDVRLHQLRGFPGAIRSAKAIMKCIEGSDLTTGKMKTKVQDAYSMRSSPQVIGAAHDAIAFARQQVEIELNGVGDNPIFLPEYKLTLTGANFQGSPVSLPMDLAGAAITMVCVLSERRLNRLTNPALSVGLPAFLTKGAGMFSGMMLSQYTADMLIVEQRILSMPASIQSIPAAADQEDFVSMGMNTALKNQQILDNAYGVLGIEFMAAAQALDFRDFQPGRGVQKARQVIRRYVAHLDEDRPLYPDHNTMKELVKRGEILDEVEKEIGSLE; translated from the coding sequence ATGACAATCGTTCTCGACGGTTCTGGTCTGACAATTGAAAAGCTGGTGCGCATCGCCCGGGATGGCGAGAAGGTGGAATTGCATCCCGCTGCACTGGAACGCATCAAAGCCTGTCGCGAAATGCTGGAAGAAAAAATCCGCGCCCATGAGATTATGTACGGAATCAACACGGGCATTGGGGAATTCTCCGAGGTTGTCCTGACCGATGAACAGGTGATGCAATTCCAGCGTTATTTGATCTACAACCACGCGGCCGGGATCGGCGAGCCGGTGCCGATCGAACAGGTGCGTGCCGCTCTGGCGAGCCGCATCAACGTTCATGCGCACGGCAACTCGGGTTGTCGGCCAGAAATTACCCTGACGATGGTGGAAATGCTCAATAAGGGAGTCACTCCGGTCGTCTGTCAGAAAGGCTCGGTGGGCGCATGTGGTGACCTGGCGCCGATGGCGCAGATGGCTCTGTTGCTCATGGGCGAGGGCGAGGCCTGGTATCAGGGCGAGCGCTTACCGGGCAAAGTGGCGATGGAACGCGCCGGGATTCCGATCCCGGATTTACAGGCCCGCGATGGACTGGCAGCGATTAACGGCTCGAATCTCTTGACGGCAATGAGCGCTTTGCAGCTCTATGATATGAATCGCTGGCTAAAACAGGCCGAGATCGCCTGTGCCATGAGCCTGGAGGCTTTGCTTGCCAATCTGAAGCCCTATGATGTCCGCTTGCACCAGTTACGCGGCTTCCCAGGTGCCATCCGCAGTGCCAAAGCGATCATGAAATGCATCGAGGGTTCGGATTTGACCACCGGCAAGATGAAAACCAAAGTCCAGGATGCCTATTCGATGCGTTCATCGCCGCAGGTTATCGGCGCGGCGCACGATGCGATTGCCTTTGCCCGCCAGCAGGTAGAGATTGAACTGAACGGTGTGGGCGATAACCCGATCTTCTTACCCGAATACAAACTCACCCTGACCGGCGCAAACTTTCAGGGCTCGCCGGTATCTCTCCCGATGGATCTGGCTGGGGCAGCGATCACCATGGTTTGCGTGCTCTCCGAACGGCGGCTGAACCGCCTGACCAACCCGGCTTTGAGCGTGGGTTTACCGGCCTTCCTGACCAAGGGCGCCGGCATGTTCTCCGGCATGATGCTCAGCCAGTACACAGCCGATATGCTGATCGTCGAACAGCGCATTCTCTCCATGCCGGCCTCCATTCAGTCTATCCCGGCGGCTGCCGATCAGGAGGATTTTGTCTCGATGGGCATGAACACCGCGCTGAAGAATCAGCAAATCCTCGATAACGCCTACGGCGTTTTGGGCATTGAGTTTATGGCGGCTGCTCAGGCTTTGGATTTCCGCGATTTTCAACCCGGGCGCGGCGTGCAGAAAGCCCGCCAGGTGATTCGGCGCTATGTTGCCCACCTCGACGAAGACCGCCCGCTGTATCCCGATCACAACACCATGAAAGAGCTGGTCAAACGGGGTGAAATTCTGGATGAGGTGGAGAAGGAGATCGGCAGCCTGGAATAG
- a CDS encoding Acetyl-CoA synthetase: MNDEIRVDPSLTPFFNPQGIALIGASADPNKLGYALARNLVQSNYPGALHFVNPKGGTLLGRKVYTNILEVPEPVDLAILLVPAPSIPGLLRDCGRRGISAAIIGAGGFRETGEAGAALEEECVAIARKYFIRLLGPNCIGIMDTHLPLDATFLPPPPPRPGDVAFISHSGAIMAAVVDWARGQDLGLSHLISLGNQADICETDVLAPLALDIHTRVLTLYLEGVRDGRRFVREAAKVSRVKPIVALKVGRFASGQRAVASHTGALAGRESAFSAAFWRAGVIRAETSEEMFDWARALAWSPLPKGRSIAILTSAGGPGVTAADALEINGMQLADLKPETITRLKEILPAAASFHNPVDMLATATPEQYAACLQAMLADEGVHGALVIIPPLPMQTAGAVAKALIPVIYNSDKPVAITLMGDRLIQEAIEHFRAARIPEYRFPERAASALAILAQRADFLARPTAEPQPLEDVDRELVRRLLQPYLESAIALGNPVSLPAELINQILEAYGVPTLAIRLAKTAQEAVQLAEQVGFPVALKVASSTIAHKSDIGGVLLNLPDAEAVAQGFEVILQNVRQAHPMAEVQGVYVQRMIPPGQEVIVGATQDEQFGALVMFGSGGVEVEALQDVGFALAPISDYEIEHLLQTTWAGRKLNGYRNLPPADRPAVIDVLRRIAQLAADFPQIEEIEINPLRVLETGKGAAALDVRARVRIPSSPTASR; the protein is encoded by the coding sequence ATGAACGATGAAATCCGTGTAGATCCATCTCTCACCCCCTTCTTCAACCCGCAGGGCATCGCCCTGATCGGCGCCAGCGCCGACCCGAATAAGCTGGGGTACGCTCTCGCCCGCAATCTGGTACAGAGTAACTATCCCGGCGCTCTCCATTTCGTCAACCCCAAGGGTGGTACCCTGTTGGGGCGCAAAGTCTATACCAACATTCTCGAGGTGCCAGAGCCGGTTGATTTGGCCATTCTGCTGGTGCCGGCGCCTTCGATCCCAGGCTTGCTGCGCGACTGTGGACGACGAGGCATCAGTGCGGCGATCATTGGCGCCGGCGGTTTTCGCGAGACCGGTGAGGCAGGCGCTGCCCTGGAAGAGGAATGCGTGGCGATCGCCCGCAAGTACTTCATCCGCTTGCTGGGCCCAAACTGCATCGGCATCATGGACACCCATTTGCCGCTGGATGCGACCTTCCTGCCACCTCCACCGCCGCGCCCAGGCGATGTCGCCTTTATTTCCCATTCGGGCGCGATCATGGCTGCCGTGGTGGATTGGGCGCGGGGTCAAGATTTAGGTCTTTCTCACCTGATCAGTCTGGGCAACCAGGCAGATATCTGCGAGACCGATGTTCTGGCGCCCCTGGCACTCGACATCCATACGCGCGTGCTGACTCTCTACCTGGAGGGCGTGCGGGACGGACGACGCTTTGTCCGCGAGGCAGCGAAGGTTTCGCGCGTTAAACCCATTGTAGCCCTCAAAGTAGGGCGCTTTGCCAGCGGTCAGCGCGCCGTGGCTTCACACACCGGTGCTCTGGCCGGACGCGAGAGCGCCTTCAGCGCAGCCTTCTGGCGGGCAGGGGTGATTCGCGCCGAAACCAGTGAAGAGATGTTCGACTGGGCAAGGGCGCTTGCCTGGTCTCCTTTGCCCAAAGGACGTTCGATCGCCATCCTGACCAGTGCCGGCGGACCCGGTGTGACGGCTGCCGATGCGCTGGAGATCAACGGCATGCAGTTAGCCGATCTGAAGCCCGAGACGATCACCCGTTTGAAGGAAATCTTGCCGGCCGCAGCCAGTTTCCATAACCCGGTGGACATGCTCGCCACGGCTACCCCGGAACAGTATGCCGCCTGTCTTCAGGCGATGCTTGCGGATGAAGGCGTGCATGGCGCTTTGGTGATCATCCCGCCCTTGCCGATGCAGACCGCCGGCGCGGTGGCAAAAGCCCTGATCCCGGTGATTTACAACTCCGATAAACCGGTGGCCATCACTTTGATGGGCGACCGACTGATTCAGGAAGCGATTGAGCACTTTCGAGCTGCCCGGATCCCCGAATATCGTTTCCCCGAACGGGCTGCTTCGGCGCTGGCGATTTTAGCCCAGCGAGCTGATTTCCTGGCTCGACCCACTGCAGAACCTCAACCGCTGGAAGATGTGGATCGGGAACTGGTCAGGCGCTTGCTGCAACCTTATCTGGAAAGCGCCATTGCCCTTGGCAACCCGGTCTCTCTGCCGGCAGAATTGATCAATCAAATCCTGGAAGCGTATGGTGTACCGACCTTAGCCATCCGTCTGGCGAAAACCGCGCAAGAAGCGGTGCAACTGGCAGAACAGGTTGGTTTCCCGGTCGCCCTTAAGGTTGCCTCCTCGACCATTGCCCACAAGTCAGATATCGGCGGCGTTCTGCTCAACCTGCCAGATGCCGAAGCCGTCGCTCAAGGCTTTGAAGTGATCTTGCAAAATGTCCGTCAGGCTCATCCCATGGCAGAAGTTCAGGGGGTGTATGTGCAGCGGATGATCCCGCCCGGACAAGAGGTGATCGTCGGAGCAACGCAAGATGAACAGTTTGGCGCTCTGGTCATGTTTGGCTCAGGCGGTGTGGAGGTGGAAGCCCTGCAAGATGTAGGCTTTGCTCTGGCGCCGATCAGTGACTATGAGATCGAACATCTGCTGCAGACAACCTGGGCAGGACGCAAGCTGAACGGATATCGCAACTTGCCACCCGCCGACCGACCGGCAGTGATCGATGTCCTCAGGCGCATTGCTCAATTAGCTGCCGATTTTCCTCAAATCGAGGAAATCGAAATCAATCCGTTGAGAGTATTGGAGACAGGCAAAGGAGCAGCAGCTTTGGATGTACGGGCGAGGGTGCGGATTCCTTCCTCACCCACTGCGTCCCGATAA
- a CDS encoding Transmembrane component MtsC of energizing module of methionine-regulated ECF transporter: MLVAWRYRERRSLVQWFDPRAWFIFYACFLASTLLFWDMRFLAFFALIALIVLLTSGVTWREMRRPLLFIFAFITFFAFLTFLTGRGGIEVYRQEHLIRKLVFPLSIFGWQPTIQITWERTFFAISQLLRVFSLACMTIVIPYTINPAHYGITFRGLGLPDKIAYAIDLTMRFIPTFGRDFQLTLDAQRARGYELEKIRGGLIAQVRKMAPLIVPVTIHAIIASEDIIDAMDLRAFGVGPRVWLETLQYRLRDKILIACSILLFLVCLALSFLSYGKFWVPPIF; this comes from the coding sequence ATGCTGGTAGCCTGGCGGTATCGGGAACGGCGTTCGTTGGTGCAGTGGTTCGACCCGCGCGCCTGGTTTATCTTTTACGCCTGCTTTCTGGCTTCGACTTTGCTCTTCTGGGACATGCGCTTTTTAGCCTTTTTTGCCCTAATTGCTTTGATTGTATTATTGACCTCCGGAGTTACCTGGCGCGAAATGCGCCGTCCGTTGCTGTTTATCTTTGCCTTTATTACCTTCTTTGCCTTTCTCACCTTTCTGACCGGGCGCGGCGGGATTGAAGTGTATCGCCAGGAACACCTGATTCGTAAGCTGGTCTTCCCTCTGTCGATTTTTGGCTGGCAACCCACCATTCAAATTACCTGGGAACGCACGTTTTTTGCCATCAGCCAGTTGTTACGCGTCTTCAGCCTGGCGTGCATGACCATTGTCATCCCCTATACCATCAACCCGGCTCATTATGGGATTACCTTTCGCGGTTTAGGCTTGCCGGATAAGATCGCCTATGCCATTGACCTGACCATGCGTTTTATTCCCACCTTCGGGCGCGACTTTCAGTTGACGTTGGATGCGCAACGGGCACGGGGGTATGAACTGGAAAAGATTCGCGGTGGGTTGATCGCACAAGTGCGCAAGATGGCTCCCCTGATCGTGCCGGTGACCATTCACGCCATCATTGCCAGCGAGGACATTATTGACGCCATGGATTTGCGCGCCTTTGGGGTTGGGCCGCGCGTCTGGCTGGAGACCCTGCAATACCGTTTGCGTGATAAAATCTTAATCGCCTGTTCTATCTTGCTATTTCTGGTCTGTCTGGCGCTTTCATTTTTGTCGTACGGAAAATTTTGGGTTCCGCCGATTTTTTAG
- a CDS encoding Substrate-specific component MtsA of methionine-regulated ECF transporter: MDRRLTYLTIALVVILAIFLLLVYVGGSILGIERLQTGENPLLRFVFVIIGLLVAIVIYWLTRENKIWEIGTRQVVYMAIGAALYAIFSYLFNGTVFVVPSVSQVALRPAIAIPMFFGYAFGPVVGFFTGAVGNMFGDALTGFGLSPQWSIGNGLVGLIAGMVALFPDKKKSMNTVLIISVVLAVLATVIFLINRNVPNMLYFAPDEGIFGDQQISLFAGLSAIIGLILVVAVRYLFASNEDVAAAVTWSMLGNLLGIGFAAISDIWINGFPFAVAIVGEFLPAAGPNLIFAAILVPILVAAYTSVQRQAGR, from the coding sequence ATGGACCGCCGTTTGACTTATTTGACCATTGCTCTGGTCGTCATTCTTGCTATCTTTCTATTGTTGGTTTATGTCGGGGGGAGCATTTTAGGCATTGAGCGCCTGCAGACCGGCGAAAACCCGCTGTTGCGCTTTGTTTTCGTGATTATTGGTTTATTGGTCGCCATCGTGATCTACTGGCTGACGCGTGAGAATAAAATCTGGGAAATCGGCACTCGCCAGGTGGTTTACATGGCAATCGGCGCTGCTCTCTATGCGATCTTTTCTTACCTGTTCAATGGGACGGTCTTTGTGGTGCCATCGGTCAGCCAGGTAGCCTTGCGTCCGGCGATCGCCATTCCCATGTTTTTTGGCTATGCCTTTGGCCCGGTCGTTGGCTTCTTCACCGGCGCAGTGGGCAATATGTTCGGTGACGCCTTGACCGGCTTCGGCTTATCGCCGCAATGGAGCATCGGCAACGGCCTGGTCGGCTTGATCGCCGGCATGGTCGCCCTCTTCCCCGATAAAAAGAAAAGCATGAACACGGTTTTGATCATCAGCGTTGTGCTGGCAGTCCTGGCAACCGTGATTTTCTTGATCAACCGCAATGTGCCGAATATGCTCTATTTTGCCCCCGATGAGGGTATTTTTGGCGACCAGCAGATTTCCCTGTTTGCCGGATTATCGGCCATAATCGGGTTAATCCTGGTGGTGGCAGTGCGGTATTTGTTTGCGTCCAATGAGGATGTTGCTGCCGCCGTAACCTGGAGTATGTTGGGCAATCTGCTGGGGATCGGTTTTGCAGCCATCTCGGACATCTGGATTAATGGCTTTCCGTTTGCGGTTGCGATTGTCGGCGAATTTTTGCCGGCTGCCGGGCCAAACCTGATCTTTGCTGCGATTCTGGTGCCGATTCTGGTGGCGGCTTACACTTCTGTTCAAAGACAGGCAGGGCGGTGA
- a CDS encoding ABC transporter related: MPQPSVWVRDLTFRYRERPEPALRDITFEAHAGELLLIAGASGCGKTTLIRCLNGLIPRSYKGELSGEILLDGKAIANLSLARISQIVGTVLQDPERQILGTRVRNEVAFGLENLGLPRQEIIQRIDEALTYLGIQHLRDRETFNLSGGEKQKVALAGVLAMRPKILLLDEPLASLDPASAQETLRIVRQMVDEGMCVLMVEHRVEDVLKIHPDRVLLMEEGQIRYLAGVEGLYQVVNYREIKLPATEIMKRARHAPAPPILQVLPSVQAERRTTEQAPLVRFERVSFDYETKPNVLQDINFEIHPGDVIAILGANGAGKTTLVKLAIGLLKPTSGKVLINGVDTRHLSVAEIARTLGYVFQSPSHMLFAPTVYEELAFGPRNLDHPQSQIEKEVMEALEIVNLSGREKEPPLSLSFGQQKRVSIAAVLAMRSRILIMDEPTAGQDYQNYMEFMDAIVQLPNIEAILFITHDIDLAIIYANRIALMSEGRLVADGRPQEVLKDLEQLRNWRLVPTSLLQLNLEMLPTSGKFLRAEALAHLPSSWS, encoded by the coding sequence ATGCCACAGCCTTCCGTTTGGGTTCGTGACTTAACCTTTCGTTACCGCGAGCGACCTGAACCTGCCCTGCGGGACATTACCTTTGAAGCACATGCCGGGGAATTACTTCTCATTGCCGGAGCCAGTGGCTGTGGGAAAACCACCCTGATCCGCTGTCTGAATGGCTTGATCCCACGCAGTTACAAAGGGGAACTGAGCGGTGAAATTCTGCTCGATGGGAAAGCCATTGCCAACCTGTCGCTGGCACGCATTTCCCAAATCGTCGGCACCGTTTTGCAAGACCCGGAGCGCCAGATTCTGGGCACACGCGTGCGCAATGAGGTGGCTTTTGGGTTGGAGAACCTTGGTTTACCTCGCCAGGAAATCATCCAGCGGATCGATGAAGCGCTGACCTATCTGGGGATCCAGCATTTGCGCGATCGCGAAACGTTCAATCTGTCCGGCGGCGAAAAGCAGAAAGTGGCGCTGGCAGGGGTATTGGCGATGCGCCCGAAAATTCTCCTGCTCGATGAACCGCTTGCCAGCCTGGATCCCGCCAGCGCGCAGGAGACCCTGCGCATTGTCCGCCAGATGGTGGATGAGGGCATGTGCGTGCTGATGGTCGAACATCGCGTGGAAGATGTGTTAAAAATCCATCCCGATCGAGTTCTGTTAATGGAAGAAGGGCAAATCCGTTACCTGGCAGGTGTTGAGGGGTTATACCAGGTAGTCAACTATCGCGAGATCAAACTGCCCGCCACGGAAATCATGAAACGCGCCCGTCACGCTCCTGCACCGCCCATCCTGCAGGTCCTGCCCTCGGTTCAGGCAGAGAGGCGGACAACCGAACAGGCCCCGCTGGTGCGCTTTGAGCGAGTTTCTTTTGACTATGAGACCAAACCGAACGTTTTGCAGGACATCAATTTCGAGATTCACCCCGGCGATGTGATTGCGATCCTGGGTGCCAACGGCGCCGGGAAAACAACCCTGGTGAAACTCGCCATCGGTTTGCTCAAACCGACTTCTGGAAAGGTGTTGATCAATGGCGTGGATACGCGCCATCTCAGTGTAGCCGAGATTGCGCGGACATTGGGCTACGTCTTTCAAAGCCCCAGCCACATGTTGTTTGCCCCAACCGTGTATGAGGAACTGGCTTTCGGGCCGCGCAATCTCGATCATCCTCAATCGCAAATTGAAAAGGAGGTGATGGAAGCCCTGGAAATCGTCAATCTCTCTGGCAGGGAGAAAGAGCCGCCGCTGTCGCTCTCCTTTGGGCAGCAGAAACGGGTGAGTATTGCCGCTGTGCTTGCCATGCGCTCGCGCATTTTGATTATGGATGAACCAACGGCCGGTCAGGATTATCAGAATTACATGGAGTTCATGGATGCCATCGTCCAATTGCCTAATATCGAAGCCATCTTGTTCATTACCCATGATATCGATCTCGCCATCATCTATGCCAATCGGATTGCGCTGATGTCGGAGGGTCGTCTGGTTGCGGATGGCAGGCCGCAAGAGGTGCTCAAAGATTTGGAGCAATTGCGCAACTGGCGGCTGGTGCCCACCTCGTTGCTGCAGTTGAATCTGGAGATGCTGCCGACCAGCGGTAAATTCTTGCGCGCCGAAGCGCTTGCCCACCTTCCTTCCTCGTGGTCATGA
- a CDS encoding Mn-dependent transcriptional regulator MntR, with protein MRIKLDSKAFEDYLKIIYDLSQSNKRVSTQQIADRLKIAPASVTGMLKRMAANKPPLVDYRKHQGVKLTLEGKQAALEVIRHHRLLETYLVARLGYTWDTVHDEACQLEHVISEEFEERIAALLGDPKFDPHGEPIPAADLSMPPQVTTRLSTLKPHQSARIARVSATNSELLRYLGALGLMPGTTVDILNVSPFDGNITLIIEGIREAPHVLGNAITDKIFVEQIEDRVNHIDRIQP; from the coding sequence ATGAGAATCAAACTGGATAGCAAGGCGTTTGAAGATTACCTCAAGATCATCTACGACCTGTCCCAATCCAACAAGCGCGTTTCCACGCAACAGATTGCAGACAGGCTCAAGATCGCCCCTGCCTCGGTGACCGGCATGTTGAAACGAATGGCAGCTAACAAACCCCCGCTGGTCGACTACCGCAAACATCAGGGAGTAAAGTTGACCCTCGAAGGTAAACAGGCTGCCCTGGAGGTCATCCGCCACCATCGCTTATTGGAGACGTATCTGGTTGCCAGGTTAGGCTATACCTGGGATACCGTTCACGATGAAGCATGCCAGTTAGAACATGTGATCAGCGAAGAATTTGAAGAACGCATCGCCGCCCTGTTGGGAGATCCAAAATTCGATCCTCATGGCGAACCGATCCCTGCCGCCGATCTGTCGATGCCGCCGCAAGTTACCACCCGGCTTTCAACGCTCAAACCCCATCAATCGGCGCGCATCGCCAGGGTTTCGGCGACAAACTCCGAGTTGTTACGCTACCTTGGAGCGTTGGGCCTTATGCCCGGCACCACGGTTGATATTCTGAACGTCTCGCCTTTTGATGGGAATATCACGTTGATTATTGAGGGTATCCGCGAGGCACCTCATGTGTTGGGCAATGCCATCACCGACAAAATTTTTGTAGAGCAAATTGAAGATCGAGTGAACCACATCGATAGGATACAACCATGA
- a CDS encoding Mn-dependent transcriptional regulator MntR, which yields MNIVIIILVCLTLIYLFFPTYGGLARYKKWQEKRQRELVEDALKYLLDQEQQGHHSTVQSLGTALRINPRKAIALVDNMLRQQLIERLADGLHLTAEGERWALHVLRAHRLWERYLADEAQMRLTKIHREAHRREHTLTTAELDSLEAALGHPTIDPHGDPIPGRDGHIRALEAIPLTSLEADRLARIVHLEDEPTVAYEQVLAAGLALGQIVRIIEKTPVRFVLSDGEHEYRLAPSVAANVQVAPLKDPPLPRQETMALSELPLRQEAEIVYLDESVQGLTRRRFLDLGLTPGAVISPELDNFFGDPRGYRVRGTLIALRKEQAQKIKVKRLDPAPQSQ from the coding sequence ATGAACATTGTGATCATCATTCTTGTATGTTTGACCTTGATCTATCTTTTCTTCCCTACTTATGGGGGTTTGGCTCGCTATAAAAAATGGCAAGAAAAGCGGCAGAGAGAACTGGTTGAGGATGCCCTGAAATACTTGCTTGATCAAGAACAGCAGGGTCATCATTCAACTGTGCAGTCGCTTGGAACGGCGCTGAGAATCAACCCTCGTAAAGCGATTGCGTTGGTAGACAACATGCTACGACAGCAGTTGATCGAAAGATTGGCTGACGGCCTTCATCTGACTGCCGAGGGCGAACGGTGGGCGCTACACGTGCTACGGGCGCATCGCCTGTGGGAGCGATACTTAGCAGATGAAGCCCAGATGCGGCTCACGAAAATCCACCGTGAAGCTCACCGCCGCGAACACACTCTCACCACCGCCGAGCTGGATAGCCTGGAAGCCGCCCTGGGTCACCCGACAATTGACCCTCATGGAGACCCCATTCCGGGGCGCGATGGGCATATCCGAGCCCTGGAAGCCATTCCTCTGACTTCCCTGGAAGCCGACCGACTGGCGCGCATCGTTCACCTTGAAGATGAGCCTACGGTCGCCTATGAACAGGTTTTAGCCGCAGGTCTGGCATTAGGACAGATCGTGCGCATCATTGAAAAAACACCAGTCCGTTTTGTCCTAAGTGATGGTGAACACGAGTACCGCCTGGCTCCCAGTGTTGCAGCGAACGTTCAGGTTGCACCGCTCAAAGACCCACCGCTTCCAAGACAAGAAACGATGGCTCTATCCGAACTGCCATTGAGGCAGGAGGCAGAAATTGTCTACCTGGATGAAAGTGTTCAAGGGTTGACCCGCCGGCGGTTTTTAGACTTGGGTCTTACACCAGGCGCAGTCATCAGTCCAGAATTGGATAATTTCTTTGGAGATCCGAGAGGCTACCGTGTGCGCGGAACACTGATCGCCCTGCGCAAGGAACAGGCACAAAAAATCAAAGTGAAAAGGCTTGATCCCGCTCCTCAAAGCCAATAG
- a CDS encoding Ferrous iron transport protein B: MTEKPVISTPAEPCAGCPAYAQLEQMGIKMDGFERVVALAGNPNTGKSTLFNSLTGLKQHVGNWPGKTVTRAEGGYKFNGVRYKLVDLPGTYSLLSASQDEEVARDFLLFGNPDATIVVTDATALERNLNLVLQVMEITDRVIVAVNLMDEARRKGLEVDTRSLSRDLGVPAIPITARTGEGLSLLLQTVADVIEGRILTKPLRVNGTPEFQKAIEQLVPMIEEFVPGIPNARWVAIRLLDGDARVRQVLESGKLSELIASQRREEKAYSARMAVEGRL; this comes from the coding sequence ATGACAGAAAAACCAGTTATCTCAACACCTGCAGAACCTTGCGCCGGTTGCCCGGCGTATGCCCAGTTGGAACAAATGGGCATAAAAATGGACGGGTTTGAACGAGTTGTAGCCCTGGCAGGCAACCCCAATACAGGCAAATCCACCCTATTCAATTCCTTGACCGGCTTAAAACAACATGTGGGCAACTGGCCTGGCAAGACGGTCACTCGCGCCGAGGGGGGATATAAGTTTAATGGGGTGCGTTACAAATTGGTGGATTTGCCGGGAACATACTCCCTGCTTTCTGCCAGCCAGGATGAAGAGGTAGCCCGCGACTTTCTGCTCTTTGGGAATCCCGATGCGACGATCGTCGTTACCGACGCTACCGCCTTAGAGCGCAACTTGAATCTGGTTCTGCAAGTGATGGAGATCACCGACCGGGTGATTGTGGCAGTCAACCTCATGGATGAGGCGCGGCGCAAAGGGCTGGAAGTTGATACGCGCAGTTTAAGCCGCGATCTGGGAGTGCCGGCAATCCCGATCACCGCTCGCACCGGCGAGGGGTTAAGCCTGCTTCTGCAAACGGTGGCAGATGTCATCGAGGGGCGAATTCTCACGAAACCCCTACGGGTAAATGGCACCCCGGAATTCCAAAAGGCAATTGAACAACTGGTGCCGATGATCGAAGAGTTCGTACCGGGAATCCCCAATGCCCGCTGGGTTGCCATTCGTTTACTGGATGGTGATGCCAGAGTACGTCAGGTGCTGGAAAGCGGAAAACTATCAGAACTGATTGCCAGCCAGCGCCGAGAAGAAAAGGCTTACTCTGCCAGGATGGCGGTAGAAGGGAGACTTTAG